In Hyphomicrobium denitrificans 1NES1, one DNA window encodes the following:
- a CDS encoding S-methyl-5'-thioadenosine phosphorylase — MVQSVLGIVGGSGFYNLPGLAHAEWRHIESPWGTPSDAILFADIDGLPIRFLPRHGRGHKLSPSDIDYRANVDALKRAGVTDLVSVSACGSLKKKYKPGDFVLPDQFIDRTFARKTSFFGKGCVAHVAMGDPTSPLLHKALENAAKSEKIKMHRGGTYLAMEGPQFSTRAESNLYRSWDCDVIGMTNMPEAKLAREAELCYASVAMVTDYDCWHDDHAHVDVAAIIKVMQENTGKAQRLVARLARDFPREHPACPIGSDKALEVAIITPPEARDPELLKKLDAVAGRVLG; from the coding sequence ATGGTGCAATCGGTTCTCGGCATCGTCGGCGGCAGCGGCTTCTACAACCTGCCGGGACTGGCTCACGCGGAGTGGCGGCATATTGAAAGCCCGTGGGGAACGCCATCAGACGCCATTCTGTTCGCCGATATCGACGGCCTGCCGATCCGCTTTCTGCCGCGCCACGGCCGTGGCCATAAACTGTCGCCGAGCGACATCGATTACCGCGCCAACGTCGACGCCCTGAAGCGCGCCGGCGTCACCGATCTCGTTTCGGTCTCGGCGTGCGGCTCACTCAAGAAGAAATATAAGCCTGGCGATTTCGTGCTACCGGACCAGTTCATCGACCGGACGTTCGCCCGCAAGACGTCGTTCTTCGGAAAGGGCTGCGTCGCGCACGTCGCGATGGGCGACCCGACGAGCCCTCTGTTGCATAAGGCGCTTGAGAACGCCGCCAAGTCCGAAAAGATTAAGATGCATCGTGGCGGAACCTATCTCGCGATGGAAGGACCGCAGTTCTCGACGCGCGCCGAGAGCAATCTCTATCGTTCGTGGGATTGCGACGTGATCGGCATGACGAACATGCCGGAAGCCAAGCTCGCCCGCGAAGCCGAGCTTTGCTACGCGAGCGTCGCGATGGTGACCGATTACGACTGCTGGCACGACGATCACGCTCATGTCGACGTCGCCGCGATCATCAAGGTGATGCAGGAGAATACAGGAAAGGCGCAGCGTCTGGTCGCACGTCTCGCACGCGATTTCCCGCGTGAGCATCCGGCCTGTCCGATCGGCTCCGACAAAGCGCTCGAAGTGGCGATCATCACGCCGCCGGAGGCGCGCGATCCCGAGCTGCTGAAGAAGCTCGACGCCGTCGCTGGCCGCGTCCTCGGCTAG
- a CDS encoding DUF3297 family protein, translating to MTDTLPDRLSNDPKSPFFNEELLKRDIGIRFNDVEKTNVEEYCVSEGWIRVAAGNAKDRAGRPMTLKLKGKVEPYFRSAE from the coding sequence ATGACCGACACGCTGCCCGATCGCCTGTCCAACGACCCCAAAAGCCCGTTCTTCAATGAAGAACTGCTGAAGCGCGATATCGGCATCCGCTTCAATGACGTCGAGAAGACCAACGTCGAAGAATACTGCGTCAGCGAAGGCTGGATTCGTGTCGCCGCCGGCAACGCCAAGGATCGCGCCGGCCGGCCAATGACGTTGAAGCTTAAAGGCAAGGTCGAGCCGTACTTCAGATCGGCCGAATAA
- a CDS encoding class II aldolase/adducin family protein has translation MSKARRPSEKSLRKAVLDTALAMSRSGLSPGRSGNVSCRFEDGMLITPSGKRYDETDVEDIVFVSSDGSVHDRRQTPSTEWHFHLAAYRARPDRFAVVHTHSMHATVLACAHRAIPAFHYMVGVAGGIDIPCVPYATFGTEELARHVATGLKERDACLMANHGQIALGATLDQALELAAEVEVLAEQYYKVLTLGPANVLNDDEMAMLLDKFKTYGRNAATD, from the coding sequence ATGAGCAAAGCCAGACGCCCCAGCGAAAAAAGTCTCAGAAAAGCGGTGCTCGACACAGCACTCGCGATGAGCCGTTCAGGCCTTTCGCCGGGACGCTCCGGAAACGTCTCGTGCCGCTTCGAGGACGGCATGCTGATTACTCCGTCCGGCAAGCGCTACGACGAGACGGATGTTGAGGATATCGTATTTGTTTCGAGCGATGGCAGCGTACACGACCGCCGACAAACGCCTTCGACCGAATGGCACTTTCATCTGGCAGCCTATAGAGCGCGGCCGGATCGTTTCGCTGTCGTGCATACCCATTCGATGCATGCAACGGTTCTTGCCTGCGCGCACCGGGCTATTCCGGCTTTTCATTACATGGTCGGTGTTGCGGGCGGAATAGATATCCCGTGCGTTCCCTATGCGACCTTCGGCACCGAGGAACTGGCGCGTCACGTCGCGACCGGCTTGAAAGAGCGCGATGCTTGCCTGATGGCGAACCACGGTCAGATCGCGCTTGGTGCAACGCTCGATCAAGCGCTCGAGCTTGCAGCGGAGGTCGAAGTGCTGGCCGAGCAATATTACAAGGTTCTGACGCTCGGACCCGCGAATGTCCTGAATGACGATGAAATGGCCATGCTGCTCGACAAATTCAAAACATACGGACGCAACGCAGCCACGGATTAA
- the pth gene encoding aminoacyl-tRNA hydrolase produces the protein MKLFVGLGNPGEKHSANRHNIGFLALDRIAERHGFGPWRKKFQGLVSEGTIGSNRVLLLKPETYMNESGRSVGEAQRFLKIPISDVYVFHDELDLAPGKVKVKAGGGNAGHNGLRSISAHLDNDYKRVRLGIGHPGSKDAVVYYVLNDFAKSERGWLSDLLDAVSDAAPFLAKGDDARFLSDIAKTLYSEPRSEAAARKSKDAAEDDAPRPAKKPASTSHPSGERASKRQSALAENLKKWLGARKSSDDDA, from the coding sequence ATGAAGCTCTTCGTCGGTCTCGGAAATCCCGGTGAGAAGCACAGCGCCAACCGCCACAACATCGGTTTCCTGGCGCTTGACCGCATCGCGGAACGTCACGGCTTCGGACCCTGGCGAAAGAAATTCCAGGGCCTCGTTTCCGAAGGCACGATCGGCTCGAACCGTGTTCTGCTGCTGAAGCCCGAAACCTACATGAACGAAAGCGGCCGCTCGGTCGGCGAAGCGCAGCGCTTTCTCAAGATCCCCATATCCGACGTTTACGTCTTCCACGACGAACTCGATCTTGCTCCCGGCAAGGTCAAGGTGAAGGCCGGAGGCGGCAACGCCGGTCACAACGGCTTGCGCTCGATCTCCGCCCACCTCGACAACGACTACAAGCGCGTACGTCTCGGCATTGGCCACCCGGGCTCGAAGGATGCCGTCGTCTATTATGTGCTCAACGATTTTGCGAAGTCGGAGCGCGGCTGGCTCTCCGATCTCCTCGATGCGGTCTCAGATGCAGCACCTTTTCTTGCGAAAGGCGACGACGCGCGATTCCTGAGCGACATCGCGAAGACGCTCTACTCGGAACCACGTTCGGAGGCGGCCGCGCGCAAGAGCAAAGACGCCGCCGAGGATGATGCTCCGCGGCCAGCTAAAAAGCCGGCGTCTACGTCACACCCGTCCGGAGAACGAGCTTCCAAACGCCAATCGGCGCTTGCCGAGAACTTGAAAAAATGGCTCGGTGCGCGAAAGTCCAGCGACGATGACGCGTGA
- a CDS encoding Fur family transcriptional regulator codes for MVRKPSKRRSAADQDKIIVEALRDVGRPLSAYELIEKVRVKGVSAPPTVYRALQRLIDDGLAHRLESLNAFVACEHPHHHGKAVFAICDACGTVKEFDSPAAVKSLQGWASKNDFKVRSMTMELRGRCAACTSGGID; via the coding sequence ATGGTTCGAAAGCCTTCCAAACGCCGCAGCGCGGCCGATCAGGACAAAATCATCGTTGAAGCGCTGCGTGACGTCGGCCGTCCCCTGAGCGCCTATGAGCTGATCGAAAAGGTCCGCGTCAAAGGGGTAAGCGCCCCGCCGACCGTCTACAGGGCACTACAACGCTTGATCGACGATGGCCTCGCGCATCGCCTCGAAAGTCTTAACGCCTTCGTTGCTTGCGAGCATCCGCACCATCACGGCAAGGCCGTATTCGCGATCTGCGATGCCTGCGGAACGGTGAAGGAGTTCGACAGCCCCGCGGCCGTAAAAAGCCTCCAGGGCTGGGCAAGCAAAAACGACTTCAAGGTCCGCTCGATGACGATGGAGCTGCGAGGCCGTTGCGCAGCGTGCACGTCGGGCGGCATTGACTGA
- a CDS encoding alpha/beta fold hydrolase, giving the protein MAATAREIVLLPGLDGTGDLFDRLAAGLAEEFTVKVVRYPNDPSLGYAGYAELVRNVIGRREVFLLGESFSGPVAVRVAAQLGSQIKGLVLAATFLKNPWPSWLIRWASHAEPDATPKKIRDAILMGSYGDDELRNKVDQIVRSLSRPVRTARLRAIAEVDVRDDFAKLSCPILVLHGRKDWLVSMTAMQKAVCNKGGARIVAFSAAHMLLQTCADEAAKEIRAFAKSKTLWEAQYED; this is encoded by the coding sequence ATGGCCGCCACCGCACGGGAAATCGTCTTGCTGCCCGGCCTCGATGGCACCGGAGACTTGTTCGATCGCTTGGCCGCCGGTCTCGCCGAGGAATTCACGGTAAAAGTCGTGCGCTATCCGAACGATCCGAGCCTGGGATATGCCGGATACGCCGAGCTCGTGCGCAACGTGATCGGACGGCGCGAGGTTTTCCTTCTCGGCGAGTCGTTTTCCGGCCCGGTTGCGGTTCGCGTTGCAGCCCAGCTTGGATCACAGATCAAGGGCCTGGTACTTGCTGCAACATTCTTGAAGAACCCGTGGCCCAGTTGGCTTATTCGCTGGGCATCGCACGCAGAACCCGACGCGACACCAAAGAAGATCAGGGATGCGATATTAATGGGTTCCTACGGGGACGATGAACTGAGAAACAAGGTCGATCAGATTGTCCGTAGCCTGTCGCGCCCCGTCCGCACGGCGCGCCTTAGGGCTATCGCTGAGGTCGACGTGAGAGATGACTTCGCCAAGCTCAGTTGCCCCATCCTGGTGCTCCATGGACGCAAGGATTGGCTTGTTTCGATGACAGCGATGCAGAAAGCCGTCTGCAACAAGGGTGGAGCGCGGATCGTCGCTTTCTCTGCCGCGCACATGCTGCTGCAGACATGTGCGGACGAGGCTGCGAAGGAAATCCGCGCGTTTGCGAAATCGAAGACGTTGTGGGAGGCGCAGTATGAAGATTGA
- the mtnA gene encoding S-methyl-5-thioribose-1-phosphate isomerase: MKIDGVASRTIWLQPDGWSVGILDQTMLPHTIVRHTLRTIEDAAHAIKSMQVRGAPLIGVTAAYGVALAMRSDPSDAALKQALGFLAEQRPTAVNLRWALNDLEITLAPLAPKARAAAAYARAGEIAEDDVETCRSIGAHGLRLIRELARDKSGEPVNILTHCNAGWLACVDWGTATSPIYQAHDSGILVHVWVDETRPRCQGSALTAFELAQHGVPYTLIADNAGGHFMQRDCVDMVIVGTDRVTACGDVANKIGTYLKALAAYDNGVPFYVALPYSTIDWSIERGTDIPIEERGADEVLRVQGRLPDGAVASVAISADGTPVRNPAFDVTPAKLVTGFITERGICEASRDGLLSLYPERKSAAA; this comes from the coding sequence ATGAAGATTGACGGCGTCGCATCGCGCACCATCTGGCTGCAGCCCGACGGGTGGTCGGTCGGCATCCTCGACCAGACGATGCTGCCGCATACCATCGTCCGCCATACGCTAAGGACGATCGAAGATGCGGCGCACGCAATCAAGTCGATGCAGGTGCGCGGCGCACCGCTGATCGGCGTCACGGCAGCCTACGGTGTGGCACTTGCAATGCGTTCTGATCCATCCGATGCCGCTCTCAAACAAGCTCTAGGGTTTCTTGCCGAGCAGCGTCCGACCGCGGTCAATCTGCGCTGGGCCCTGAACGATCTGGAGATCACTCTTGCTCCACTCGCTCCGAAGGCGCGCGCTGCGGCCGCTTATGCCCGCGCCGGCGAGATTGCGGAGGACGATGTCGAGACGTGCCGGAGCATCGGCGCCCACGGACTGCGCCTGATCCGGGAGCTCGCGAGGGACAAATCCGGCGAACCCGTCAACATCCTCACCCACTGCAATGCCGGCTGGCTCGCGTGCGTCGATTGGGGGACCGCGACCTCTCCGATCTACCAGGCGCACGATTCCGGAATTCTCGTGCATGTCTGGGTCGATGAAACGCGGCCGCGCTGCCAGGGCTCGGCTTTGACCGCGTTCGAGCTGGCGCAGCACGGCGTCCCCTATACGCTGATCGCGGACAACGCCGGCGGGCATTTCATGCAGCGGGATTGCGTCGATATGGTCATCGTCGGCACCGACCGCGTTACGGCTTGCGGTGACGTCGCAAACAAGATCGGCACATATCTGAAAGCACTTGCAGCCTATGATAACGGCGTGCCGTTTTATGTCGCTTTGCCCTATTCGACGATCGACTGGAGCATCGAAAGAGGCACCGACATACCGATCGAGGAACGCGGAGCCGACGAAGTTCTGCGCGTACAGGGCCGTCTCCCCGACGGCGCGGTCGCCTCCGTTGCGATATCGGCCGACGGAACGCCCGTGCGCAATCCGGCGTTCGATGTCACGCCCGCGAAGCTCGTGACGGGTTTCATTACCGAGCGTGGCATTTGCGAGGCATCCCGCGATGGGCTGTTGTCGCTTTATCCCGAAAGGAAAAGCGCCGCCGCATGA
- the ychF gene encoding redox-regulated ATPase YchF yields MGFKCGIVGLPNVGKSTLFNALTQTAAAEAANYPFCTIEPNVGEVAVPDARLETLTKIAGSKEIIPTRLTFVDIAGLVRGASKGEGLGNKFLSHIREVDAVAYVLRCFVDEDITHVENRIDPLADADVVETELMLSDLESLEKRISQIEKKAKSGDKEAKAQFAIMEKPLNLLREGKPARLAAMTPEEMPAFRALQLLTSKPVVYVCNVEESAAAEGNAYSKKVEERAKAEGAAVVVISAKIESEFAGLAPDDRDAFLAEMGLEEPGLNRLIRAGYSLLDLVTYFTVGPKEARAWTITRGTKAPQAAGVIHTDFEKGFIRAETIAYNDYVSGNGETGAKEAGKMRLEGKDYVVQDGDVMHFRFAN; encoded by the coding sequence ATGGGCTTCAAATGCGGTATCGTCGGCCTGCCGAATGTCGGCAAGTCGACCCTCTTCAATGCGCTGACGCAGACGGCTGCTGCGGAGGCAGCCAACTATCCGTTCTGCACGATCGAGCCGAACGTCGGTGAGGTCGCGGTTCCAGATGCCCGCCTCGAAACGCTGACAAAGATCGCGGGCAGCAAAGAGATCATTCCGACGCGATTGACGTTCGTCGATATCGCAGGCCTCGTGCGCGGGGCATCGAAGGGCGAAGGGCTCGGCAACAAGTTTCTCTCCCACATCCGCGAAGTCGACGCGGTTGCATACGTGCTGCGCTGCTTCGTCGACGAGGACATCACGCACGTCGAAAACCGCATTGATCCGCTGGCCGACGCCGATGTCGTCGAAACGGAGTTGATGCTCTCCGATCTCGAAAGTCTCGAAAAACGGATCTCGCAGATCGAGAAGAAGGCCAAGTCCGGCGACAAGGAAGCGAAGGCGCAATTCGCCATCATGGAGAAGCCGCTCAATCTTTTGCGCGAAGGAAAGCCCGCACGCCTCGCCGCGATGACGCCGGAAGAAATGCCGGCCTTCCGAGCGCTCCAGCTTTTGACGTCGAAGCCTGTCGTCTATGTCTGCAATGTCGAAGAAAGCGCTGCGGCCGAAGGCAACGCTTATTCCAAGAAGGTCGAAGAACGTGCGAAGGCGGAAGGCGCCGCGGTGGTCGTCATTTCGGCCAAGATCGAGAGCGAATTCGCAGGTCTCGCACCGGATGACCGCGATGCCTTTCTTGCCGAGATGGGCCTTGAGGAGCCGGGCCTCAATCGCCTGATCCGCGCCGGGTATTCCCTTCTCGATCTTGTGACCTATTTCACGGTCGGTCCAAAGGAGGCGCGAGCCTGGACCATTACGCGCGGAACGAAAGCTCCGCAGGCTGCGGGCGTCATTCATACGGATTTCGAAAAGGGCTTCATCCGCGCCGAAACCATTGCCTACAACGACTACGTGTCCGGCAACGGGGAAACCGGTGCCAAGGAGGCCGGGAAAATGCGGCTCGAAGGCAAGGACTACGTCGTTCAGGATGGCGACGTCATGCACTTCAGGTTCGCCAACTAG
- a CDS encoding adenine phosphoribosyltransferase, translating into MQHVQDFENLIRTIPDYPKPGIMFRDITTLLADPKGLKKAIKHMAKPFEDEKVEAVAGIEARGFILGGAIADRLECGFIPIRKKGKLPWKTIGQEYTLEYGVDVIEVHEDAIAKGTRVLIVDDLIATGGTAEAAAKLVQRSGGTIVGATFIVDLPDLGGMQRLSDLGVVSHALVSFGGH; encoded by the coding sequence GTGCAGCACGTGCAAGACTTCGAAAACCTCATCCGGACCATCCCCGATTATCCTAAACCTGGAATTATGTTCCGGGACATCACCACGCTCCTCGCCGATCCCAAGGGATTGAAGAAGGCGATCAAGCATATGGCGAAGCCTTTCGAGGACGAAAAAGTCGAGGCCGTCGCGGGCATCGAGGCGCGCGGATTTATTCTCGGAGGTGCGATAGCTGACCGCCTCGAATGCGGTTTCATCCCGATCCGCAAGAAGGGCAAGCTGCCGTGGAAGACCATCGGGCAGGAGTACACGCTCGAATACGGGGTCGACGTGATCGAGGTGCACGAGGATGCGATCGCGAAAGGCACGCGCGTGCTCATCGTCGATGATTTGATCGCGACGGGCGGCACGGCGGAAGCGGCTGCGAAGCTCGTGCAACGGTCCGGCGGGACAATTGTCGGCGCAACGTTCATCGTCGACCTGCCGGACCTCGGCGGCATGCAGCGGTTGTCGGATCTTGGCGTCGTAAGCCACGCGCTGGTATCGTTCGGAGGACATTAG
- a CDS encoding 50S ribosomal protein L25/general stress protein Ctc, with translation MSELISLKATARPRAGKGAARQARRDGNVPAVIYGNHETPETINLEYNELWKQVLRGHFTSTAIELDVEGKKHIVLARDVQVDPIRDTPLHVDFQRVGKDGMIRVSIPVHFVHEALSPGLKRGGVLNIVRHDVEVLAPYDKLPRFFEVSLEGLEIGRSIHISAVHLPEGVTPVIKNRDFTIATIAGALKGEEETTTAAAATDAAAAAPADAKGAAPAAAAGGKAAAPAAKAAVPAAAKPAAKK, from the coding sequence ATGTCTGAGCTGATCTCGCTCAAGGCTACGGCGCGCCCGCGTGCCGGCAAGGGGGCCGCACGCCAAGCTCGCCGCGATGGAAATGTGCCCGCCGTCATTTACGGCAATCACGAAACCCCGGAAACGATCAACCTCGAATACAACGAGCTGTGGAAGCAAGTCCTCAGAGGTCACTTTACCTCGACCGCAATCGAGCTCGATGTCGAGGGCAAGAAGCACATCGTGCTTGCCCGCGACGTGCAGGTCGATCCCATCCGCGACACGCCGCTGCACGTCGATTTTCAGCGCGTCGGCAAGGACGGCATGATCCGGGTCTCGATCCCAGTTCACTTCGTTCACGAAGCTCTCTCTCCCGGCCTCAAGCGCGGCGGTGTTCTCAACATCGTGCGCCACGACGTCGAGGTCCTGGCACCCTACGATAAGCTGCCGCGTTTCTTCGAGGTCAGCCTCGAAGGTCTCGAAATCGGCCGCTCGATTCACATCTCGGCCGTACACCTTCCAGAGGGTGTCACACCGGTGATCAAAAACCGCGACTTCACGATCGCGACGATTGCCGGCGCGCTGAAAGGTGAAGAAGAGACGACGACGGCGGCAGCGGCGACGGACGCTGCAGCAGCTGCGCCTGCAGACGCGAAAGGCGCTGCGCCTGCCGCTGCTGCCGGTGGCAAGGCCGCTGCTCCCGCAGCCAAGGCCGCAGTGCCTGCCGCTGCGAAGCCCGCCGCGAAGAAGTAA
- a CDS encoding ribose-phosphate pyrophosphokinase, whose amino-acid sequence MPFDVKGDDARITDGRGKLDVKIVAGNSNRPLADAICAHLKLPMTKGQVKRFADMEIFVEIQENVRGQDVFVIQSTSFPANDNMMELLILIDALKRSSARRITAVIPYFGYARQDRKPGPRTPISAKLVANLIERAGAQRVLTLDLHAGQIQGFFDIPTDNLFAAPVMTRDIEENFGNTDDIVVVSPDVGGVVRARALAKRIGAPIAICDKRRERPGESEVMNVIGDVDGNRCILIDDIVDSGGTLVNAAEALLKNGATEVSAYISHAVLSGGAVSRIQNSRLKSLVITDSILPTEAVKAAKNIRVISIAPLIGEAILRTSREESVSSLFY is encoded by the coding sequence ATGCCTTTTGACGTTAAAGGTGATGACGCCCGGATCACAGATGGCCGAGGAAAGCTGGACGTGAAGATCGTCGCGGGCAACAGCAACCGGCCCCTTGCCGACGCGATCTGCGCACACTTGAAGCTGCCGATGACCAAAGGTCAGGTGAAGCGCTTCGCAGACATGGAAATCTTCGTCGAGATTCAGGAGAACGTCCGTGGTCAGGACGTGTTCGTGATTCAATCGACGTCATTTCCCGCCAACGATAACATGATGGAGCTGTTGATCCTGATCGACGCGCTGAAGCGCTCGTCGGCGCGGCGCATCACAGCCGTCATTCCCTATTTCGGGTACGCGCGACAGGATCGGAAACCGGGCCCCCGGACACCGATCTCGGCAAAACTGGTTGCGAATCTCATCGAGCGCGCGGGTGCCCAGCGCGTCCTGACGCTCGATCTCCATGCCGGGCAAATCCAGGGCTTCTTCGACATCCCGACCGATAATCTCTTCGCGGCGCCCGTCATGACACGCGACATCGAGGAGAATTTCGGAAATACGGACGACATCGTCGTCGTCTCGCCGGACGTTGGCGGCGTCGTCAGGGCTCGGGCCCTCGCCAAGCGTATCGGTGCTCCCATCGCCATCTGCGACAAGCGTCGCGAACGTCCGGGCGAGAGCGAGGTGATGAACGTCATCGGCGATGTCGACGGCAACCGCTGCATCCTGATCGACGACATCGTAGATTCCGGCGGAACGCTGGTGAATGCTGCCGAAGCCTTACTCAAAAACGGCGCAACGGAAGTTTCCGCCTACATTTCGCACGCGGTGCTTTCGGGCGGCGCCGTCAGCCGGATTCAGAATTCGCGGCTCAAGTCGCTCGTCATCACCGACTCGATCCTTCCGACAGAAGCCGTCAAAGCCGCCAAGAACATCCGCGTCATTTCAATCGCGCCGCTGATTGGCGAAGCGATCCTGCGCACGAGCCGCGAAGAGAGCGTTTCCAGCCTCTTCTACTGA